The sequence below is a genomic window from Lolium perenne isolate Kyuss_39 chromosome 4, Kyuss_2.0, whole genome shotgun sequence.
GCTGGACTTCAAGCTAGGGCAGATGGAGACCGATATCAACAGCCTCAAGGAACAAGCAATGGCCCAGCAATTGGCCATTGCACGTTTGGAAAACTCTGTTTTGTCAAGTGGCCCAGGCAAAGCAGGGGTTGAGCATGATAATGCACCCAGCTCCCAGGATGGTGATCGCACCAAGATCAAGGCAGGCGGCGCCGTGCCAAAATTTCACAAACTGGAATTCCCAGTCTATGACGGCAAGGAGGATCCACTGCCCTGGTTGACTCGCGTTGAGCAATTTTTTACGGGGCAAGGGACAGTAGATGACGGCAGAACTTGGCTTGCCTCATACCATCTAACAGGCAAGGCGATTCTGTGGTACCGCGAGCTGGTCACTGAGCGCGGTAGTGAACCcccctgggacgatttcaccaaGGCACTCAACAagcgctttggcccaaggattcaACGGACACAACTGGGCGGCATAAAAAATCTGCGTCAGCTCGGTTCAGTGGACGAATATGAGGATAAATTCCTTACCCTTGTCGCTCGCTGTTGTGACCTGACAACAATGCATAAGGTCGAGCTCTTTGTCGCCGGCCTGCGCAATCCCATCCGCACTGACGTCGGCCTCCAGTACCCGACGACCTTAGAAGAAGCCATGGAGCACGCCCGTGCCTATGAACAACGCACCATGCCAGATGAGGATGGTTGGGACGCTGAACCGGCACTGATAGGCACATCGGCTATCAAACCGGCACCTTCCAAGTTGTTGACCAAGCCATCTACGCCGGTGCTAGCGCCACCACTTCGTCCAACTGCTTTTGCAGATGGTGCTGGTGGTAAACCAATCCTTACAGGAAGGCGGCCTTTCAAGCGACTCACACCTTCTGAGATGGATGAGCGCCGCACAAAAGGGCAATGCTTTAACTGTGATGAACAATTTGTTCCTGGGCATCGTTGCAAGCGACTTTTCATGTGTTACATCGACGGGGACGACAcgtatgatgatgatgatacatCAGAGATGGAAGTGTCCTTAAACGCCCTTACGGGCATCAACTCGGCCAATACCATGCAGCTTCGTGTGATGGTACACGGTGTCGAGCTACTTGCACTTGTTGACTCATCATCGACACACAATTTCATTGCGGAAGAAGCTGCTGCCCGTGTGGGAATCGACATTATCCAACGACCCGACATGAGAGTTGCTGTAGCTAATGGGGACCGCGTGACGAGCAATGGTGTATGCCGCAACCTCGTGCTGACCGTTGGACTAGAGGAGTTCTGGGTGGACTGCTATACACTTGCACTTGGTGGAATTGATATTGTCCTCGGAGTACAGTGGTTGCGATCTCTTGGACCTATATACTGGGACTTCACCAAATTGGCCATGACCTTTTGGCATGAGGATCACCATGTCACGTTGCTTGGCGAGGCATCGACAGGCGCACGGGCAGCCTCCTGTGATGGTCAGGACCTTCTAGCAGCTCTTCTAGAAGATTTTGCTTTCCTGTTTGCTGAACCACAGGGGTTGCCGCCATCTCGCCCATGTGACCACCGCATCCATCTCTTACCAGGTGCTACTCCTGCGGTGGTGCGTCCATACCGTTACCCAACAATCCAGAAAGACGAGATTGAGAGATAATGCACAGACATGCTGGAACGCGGACTGATTCGCCCAAGTCACTCCGAGTTTTCCTCTCCAGTATTACTCGTGAAGAAACCGGACAAGTCTTCGCGTTTTTGTATTGATTTCCGTGCTCTCAATGAACGGACGGTGAAAGACAAGTTCCCTATTCCCGTGGTTGACGAGCTTCTGGATGAGCTTTGTGGCTCGCGATTCTTCACAAAGTTGGATCTTCGCTCAGGTTATCATCAAGTCCGGATGCATAGCGAGGACATCCACAAAACGGCGTTCAGGACACATGAAGGGTTGTTTGAGTTTGTGGTCATGCCATTCGGCCTTACCAATGCACCAGCGACATTCCAGGCGCTCAtgaactccgtgctacggcctttTCTTCGTCAATTTGTCCTCGTATTTTTTGATGACATCCTGATTTACAGTCCAACGTGGGTTGACCATTTACGCCATGTTCGCGCAGTTTTTCAACTCTTGCAGGAACATCAACTTGTACTCAAGCGCTCCAAGTGCATATTTGGTACATCAAGGGTGGTATATTTGGGCCATGTCATCTCCGAGGCAGGAGTCACAATGGACCCAGCCAAGGTTCAGGCGGTGAAGGACTGGCCAACACCTCGAACAGTTCGCGCACTTCGTGGTTTCCTTGGCCTGGCAGGGTACTATCGCAAGTTCATCCGTGACTTTGGCTCCATCACCGCACCCCTCACCAAGCTCCTCAAGAAGGAGGGCTATCGATGGACCGATGCCGCGACGAGCGCCTTTGAAACTCTCAAAGAAGCACTCACATCCGCCCCGGTGCTACACATGCCAGATTTTACCAAACCGTTCGTTGTCGATTGTGATGCCTCAGGATCTGGGTTTGGAGCAGTGCTCCATCAAGGAGAGGGAGCAGTGGCGTTCTACAGTCGACCGATCACAGCAAGCCATGCCAAATTGGCAGCTTACGAGCGTGAGCTCATCGGGCTTGTCCATGCTGTGAGGCATTGGAGGCCATACTTGTGGGGACGGTCATTCCGAGTCCGCACAGATCACTTCAGCTTGAAGTACTTACTTGACCAGCGCCTATCGACAATTCCACAACACAACTGGGTTAGCAAGCTACTTGGCTATGATTTTATCGTGGAATTCAGGCCAGGAAAACTTAATACAGTGGCAGATGCTCTATCTCGCCGCGAGGAGGACCATGGTACGTTGTTAGCAATCTCAGCCCCCTCATTTACCCTCTATGAGGATTTGCGGGCCGAAACTGCAGCTGATCCAACCTTGGTAGCACTCCACCAGAAAATCGAGGCCGGTGAGTTAGATGCCAAGTGGGGCTATACGGACGGGCTCATTACATTCAATGGTCGGGTCCATGTGTTGGCAACTTCTCCATTGATGCCTGCTATTTTGGCAGCTACACACATAGGGCACGAAGGAATTCAAAAGACGTTGCATCGGCTCCGCCATGATTTTCATGTGCCACGGGACCGTGCTGTGGTGGAGGACTTTGTTCGTGCTTGCACCGTTTGTCAGCGCAACAAGACTGAGCACCTGCTGCCAGCCGGCCTTCTCCAATCACTTCAGGTGCCATCTCAGGTGTGGGCAGACAtttccatggacttcatcgagggTCTCCCCAAAGTCCGTGGCAAGACCGTGCTTTTGTCAGTGGTGGATCGCTTCTCGAAGGCAGCACACTTCATACCACTTGCCCATCCATACACTGTTGCAACGGTCGCTCAGGCTTTCTTCACAGAAATTGTCCGTCTTCATGGCCTGCCCGAGTCCATAGTCTCAGATCGAGATCCAGTTTTCACGAGCAACTTTTGGTCTGAATTATTTCGCTTGGCCGGCGTACACCTGTACATGAGTTCAGCCTTTCACCCACAATCTGATGGTCAAACAGAGTCTGTAAACCGTATTATTGCTATGTATCTCCGCTGCATGACCGGTGACAGACCACGTACTTGGCTACAGTGGCTGCCTTGGGCAGAATACTGCTATAATACTTCCTTCCAAACAGCACTCCGTGATACACCGTTTAAGGTGGTATATGGTCGAGATCCTCCAGCAATGCACTCCTATCAGCCAGGAGAAGCTCGTGTGCAAGCTGTGGAGGTTCTAGCCAAGGATCGTGATGAGTTCATTCGTGAAGTTAGAGATCGTCTCCTCGAAGCACAACAGCGTGACAAGAAGTTTTATGACGCCAACCATCGCGAAGTTGTCTTCATGGTTGACCAGTGGGTCTGGCTGCGTCTCAACCATCGCCCAGCAGCAACTTTAGGTGTCACACGGGGCAAGCTCTGTCCCCGTTTTTATGGACCCTATAAAATCACCGAGAAGGTTGGTCTAGTAGCCTATCGGCTCCAGCTGCCTCCACGTTCCCGTCTTCATGATGTGTTTCATGTCAGTCAGCTCAAGGTTTTCCATGGAGAACCCCCCACATAGCCACCTCTCCTTCCAGAAGTTCACCATGGCAAAGTTGTTCCTACACCTCTGAAGGCACTCAAGGTCCGCCTTAGTCGTGGTGCTCGACAGATCTTAGTACAATGGACAGACAGTGCAGCATCTGAAGCTTCTTGGGAGGACCTCACAGAGTTCCAAAAGACATACCCAACAtttcagctcgaggacgagctgctgGTGGAGGGGGGGAGTGATGTCATGTGGGGGAAGCACTACTCACGTCGTGCCAAGCCAAAGGCTGGTGCAGTAGAAGAGTCCTAATTAGATTAGCTTTCCTTCagatttgtttagtttactttattcTCAAGTCATTTAGTTTTGGAAAGTCATGTAATAGGAAAGATTTGAGTCCTAGTACGTATCTGTTAGGGGCCAGCTATTTATAAAGCTTGGCGATCACCTCTGTTGGGGATATCGAATAATAAACACAGAAAAGGGAGTTTACCTCCGCAGCCTTATCTCTTCTTCCTCGGCGCAACGGCGCCGAAGCCCAAACCCCCTCGCCCTCGACCTCCCACATCTCATAGCTACCCTCTCAGAAACTTAGCACGTGACAGAGCTTGTGAGGATGAAGAATGAAATAGGAGCTGGGCAAACCTTTATTTTGTCCTGTTTTACATGTTTGTGTTTGATTCTTTAAAGTGTTGTTTCGATCTGTAGTtggaagagtgttgtttgatttggTTAGgatcatttagtgcctataaattTAAGGCTGGGAGCAGGTGTTGTCATCAAGGGGTATCAAAGAGGTTGTCCGCTTCCCTATTGTTTGAATAGTGTTTTTAGTGGTCAGTGGACATATATGCATACACATACTACATGTTGGAGAAGAAATCATCTTGGATATCATGTGCTGTTGGAAATCATCTTGGATAGTTTTTGCGACTGTGGGTTTTGCCTTGTTAGATATATCCCTGAATCAACCTGCAATACAATAGTATTTTGTTTTCCAGTCATTGAAGAATCATATAGTATGGCTAAGTTGTTTCAGTATCTCAGTATTATCAGTAACTTGGTTCTATCATTCTTAGCTCAGCTTATCATTTATATAGCTCAGTATTATCACTAGCTCAGTTTCTCATTCATATCATTATTTTTTTTCGTTTCTAATTTTTCAAGTTCTTCCGTCCTTATTCTCTTTCTCTGTTTCTCATTTAGTCTGATTATCTTAGTCCTTGTTACTTCATTTTATCTCTATCTCAGTCATCATTTATGATACAAATAGAGATCTCAGTCATCATTTATGCTTCTTCAATAAATGTTGAAATAAGCAAATTATTATTCTTCTCTGTAATTATCTCAGTCACTCATTCATATCATTATTTTTCCAATTTCCAGCCTTTCATTTAGCTTCGTTAGTTATCTCATTCTCTTGAGTTATCTATTGTGAAGAAAATCTCATTTTCTTCGGTCCTTTTTAGTTTGATCAGCTTATCATTTCTGTAGGtctatctctttcttcatttgtttcatCTCTCAGTTTGTTTAAGTTTTCTTCGTATTCTCTCGGTCTCTCTATTTCTGTCAGTCTGATTATCTTAATGCTGTCTTAGTCATTATTTTTCAGTTCTTCATTTATCTAATCTCTCAGTTTGTCTAAGTTTTCTTCAGTCTTCATTATTTCATTTGCTGTAGAAGAGGCCCAAGGATCACTCGGTCTTATTCTCCTAGTCCTTGTTCATTTTAAATAATTATCTATGTCTCTTTCTTCATTCTCTCATTTTAATTGTCCTCAAATTCTCCCAGTCCTTGTTTCTTAATTTTTATGTTTGTCTCAGTCTTCGTATTTGGATTCTTCAGTTTGGGTTATTCTTTAATTTCTCAGTCTTTCATTCCTATATTCTTAGTCAAATTCTCCCAGTCTCATCCTCTCACTGTCTCTATAATGCTCTTCATGGTTCAAAATTAGGGTTAAGCAAGCGGTGAGGCACCGCTCAGACGAATTGAAGCTTAAGCACAGCATAAACGTTATGTATTGAAACATCAGAAAATAGGGAAGAAATTCTGGGCATGTAGGAGCAGAGAAGTAGAGGAGAGTGGTGCTTTCTAGTAGCGTCAGTAGCGacaccattgttgctattcaTGTGTGCGTGAAAGTGAAGTGAGAGAAAGAGATGAGAAGATTAGATGGATTGCTCAGGTTAGAAATGAGAAATGGCTCAAACTGGGTTAGCAGATTAGGATTCGATAATGGGCTAACTCTGTAGCAGGAAAGAGACCATTAGCATGAGTCTCATACGCCCGTATCCCGCAGACTTTACAATGAAGCAATTCATTTGAGCCGGACCACACGCATATTCATCTTTTTGATTGGCGAGATGTTACCATTTGATTTTCCAGTTTATTCCAAACCTATTTTAGTATCTCATATATTTCTGTCACTTTCATTTGGTGTGTAGATTATCAGTGCTTATTATTGACTCTCAGTGCTTATTATT
It includes:
- the LOC139839072 gene encoding uncharacterized protein, with the translated sequence MGSPIILADMKKLLEETLDAKLDFKLGQMETDINSLKEQAMAQQLAIARLENSVLSSGPGKAGVEHDNAPSSQDGDRTKIKAGGAVPKFHKLEFPVYDGKEDPLPWLTRVEQFFTGQGTVDDGRTWLASYHLTGKAILWYRELVTERGSEPPWDDFTKALNKRFGPRIQRTQLGGIKNLRQLGSVDEYEDKFLTLVARCCDLTTMHKVELFVAGLRNPIRTDVGLQYPTTLEEAMEHARAYEQRTMPDEDGWDAEPALIGTSAIKPAPSKLLTKPSTPVLAPPLRPTAFADGAGGKPILTGRRPFKRLTPSEMDERRTKGQCFNCDEQFVPGHRCKRLFMCYIDGDDTYDDDDTSEMEVSLNALTGINSANTMQLRVMVHGVELLALVDSSSTHNFIAEEAAARVGIDIIQRPDMRVAVANGDRVTSNGVCRNLVLTVGLEEFWVDCYTLALGGIDIVLGVQWLRSLGPIYWDFTKLAMTFWHEDHHVTLLGEASTGARAASCDGQDLLAALLEDFAFLFAEPQGLPPSRPCDHRIHLLPGATPAVVRPYRYPTIQKDEIER